A single region of the Lotus japonicus ecotype B-129 chromosome 4, LjGifu_v1.2 genome encodes:
- the LOC130713684 gene encoding probable WRKY transcription factor 32 encodes MAEHRRSSDAVTAGAPEHPHRRRKDLEGDGGSRVDEEGKEEMEEVDERVGESLAVTELQGGELRSSDELPVESNLVTLAAVPSSAVQHQSHQSADLQGSSATLNSSGNVESKETAGPPEKEIIAREAVQAPPSQTEYQLQVSVCSTPLSELSTNSVTQSSRKQKMTPRRMNNNTHEAQVDKKIPSGGKSLSAVSVARTSASDGYNWRKYGQKQVKSPTGSRSYYRCSHSDCSVKKIERCDHSGHVIEIVYKSEHSHDPPRKTNSSRESKFVSSNEPTVENSVPKKPIRVLKDSDLSISSKDIQAPWSGDKKRQTLSNISDNGQIILKEEHVNEPEQKRRMKKSDLTNLDSPVKPEKKAKFVVHAAGDVGISGDGYRWRKYGQKMVKGNPNPRNYYRCTSAGCPVRKHIETAVDNSDAVIITYKGVHDHEMPVPKKRHGPLRAPFVADAAPAAMNNLPSKNPDSLQNQKASTQWSVDTEGELTGEAMELGGEKAMESARTLLSIGFEIKPC; translated from the exons ATGGCTGAGCATCGTCGCAGCTCTGATGCTGTCACAGCGGGAGCACCAGAGCATCCTCACCGGAGAAGAAAGGATTTAGAAGGTGATGGTGGAAGCCGTGTAGATGAAGAAGGGAAGGAAGAAATGGAAGAGGTTGATGAACGAGTTGGTGAATCGCTGGCTGTCACTGAGTTGCAAGGCGGCGAGTTAAGGAGTTCTGATGAACTTCCGGTGGAGTCCAATTTAGTAACCCTAGCTGCTGTACCATCTTCCGCCGTGCAGCATCAGAGTCATCAGAGTGCTG ATTTGCAGGGGAGCTCTGCTACATTGAACTCGAGTGGCAATGTCGAAAGTAAG GAGACAGCTGGACCTCCTGAGAAGGAAATTATTGCAAGAGAAGCAGTCCAGGCACCTCCATCCCAGACAGAATATCAGCTTCAGGTGTCTGTGTGCTCAACGCCATTGTCTGAACTGTCAACAAATTCTGTTACTCAATCTTCCCGTAAACAAAAAATGACTCCCAGGAGGATGAATAATAATACACATGAGGCACAAGTAGACAAGAAAATTCCTTCTGGTGGTAAAagcttatctgctgtttctgtTGCAAGGACATCAGCATCTGATGGATACAACTGGCGGAAGTATGGTCAAAAGCAAGTAAAGAGTCCTACAGGTTCTCGAAGCTATTACAGGTGTTCTCATTCAGACTGTTCTGTTAAAAAGATTGAACGCTGTGATCATTCAGGTCATGTGATAGAAATTGTTTATAAAAGTGAACACAGTCACGATCCCCCACGGAAAACTAATTCCAGTAGGGAAAGCAAGTTTGTGTCTTCAAATGAACCTACTGTAGAGAATAGTGTTCCAAAGAAGCCTATCAGAGTTCTGAAGGATTCTGATCTGTCCATTTCTTCGAAAGATATACAAGCACCTTGGAGTGGTGATAAGAAACGACAAACCTTGTCAAATATCAGTGATAATGGACAAATTATTTTGAAGGAGGAACATGTAAATGAGCCAGAGCAAAAACGAAG AATGAAGAAAAGTGACTTAACAAACTTGGATTCTCCTGTAAAACCTGAAAAGAAAGCCAAGTTTGTTGTACATGCAGCAGGGGACGTGGGGATATCAGGTGATGGATACCGATGGCGCAAGTATGGACAGAAAATGGTGAAGGGGAATCCAAATCCCAG AAACTACTACAGATGCACTTCTGCTGGATGTCCTGTCCGAAAGCACATTGAGACTGCTGTAGATAACTCAGATGCTGTCATCATAACATACAAGGGTGTGCATGACCATGAAATGCCTGTGCCCAAGAAACGACATGGTCCCCTAAGAGCTCCTTTTGTGGCTGATGCTGCACCTGCCGCCATGAATAATTTGCCGTCAAAGAATCCCGACTCGCTGCAAAACCAGAAAGCTTCTACTCAATGGTCAGTGGACACAGAAGGTGAACTAACAGGGGAAGCCATGGAACTTGGGGGTGAGAAAGCAATGGAGTCAGCTCGAACGCTTCTGAGCATAGGCTTTGAAATTAAGCCTTGCTGA